In Arcobacter sp. CECT 8986, the sequence TTGACTATTGGAAGTAGTGCTACTAATGATGTTGGTATTGGTATGCTTCAAGCTCTTGGTGTTAAATTTTATGATGATAAAAATGAAGAGATAAGTCATCAGAAAATACTTACTGCAAAAGATATATATAGAATAGATAATTTTGATATCTCATCATTAAGAAGCCTAAGGGATGTAAAAATTTTAGTTGCTTGTGATGTAGAAAATATTTTGTATGGAGAAAATGGAGCAACTCATACTTTTGCAAAACAAAAAGGTGCAAAAAGTAGTGAAATAGAGTTTTTAGAAGAGAGTGTTATCAAATTCTCAAATGTATGTGAAAGAAGACTTCAAAAAAAGCTTCATAATGAAAAAGGTGCAGGAGCTGCTGGCGGAGTTGGATTTGCACTACAAGCTTTTTTAAATGCAAAGAGTAAAAGTGGAATTGAAACAGTTATTGATTTTATAAATCTAGAAGAGAAGATAAAAGATGCTGATTTAATTATTACAGGTGAGGGCAAAGTTGATGAACAAACAATTTATGGTAAGACTGTAATGGGTGTTTTAACTATTGCTAAAAAATATGAAAAACCAGTAATTATAATAGCAGGTGCTTTAGATAAAGGTCATGAAAAGTTATACTCTTATGGTGCAACTTCTATTTTTGATATTACACCAAATAGTTTACCTTTAGAGGATTTATTAATAAAAACAGAAAGAAACATAATTGAAACATCTTATGCCATTGCAAATACGATGGCTATAAAGTTGAAATAAAAGAAGTTATATACTCTCTTTTATTTCT encodes:
- a CDS encoding glycerate kinase, with the translated sequence MKVLIASDSYKNALSSKNVANAIEIGFKRVFDEFTYEKVPLADGGEGTIDSLKNAIKNYKELEVDVLNPIEEKIKAKYILTYDNTAIIEMAKSTGIELVNESNRDILNSTSFGFGQQIAHAVKNGARKLILTIGSSATNDVGIGMLQALGVKFYDDKNEEISHQKILTAKDIYRIDNFDISSLRSLRDVKILVACDVENILYGENGATHTFAKQKGAKSSEIEFLEESVIKFSNVCERRLQKKLHNEKGAGAAGGVGFALQAFLNAKSKSGIETVIDFINLEEKIKDADLIITGEGKVDEQTIYGKTVMGVLTIAKKYEKPVIIIAGALDKGHEKLYSYGATSIFDITPNSLPLEDLLIKTERNIIETSYAIANTMAIKLK